The genomic DNA AAGTACGGCATCACGGTCGCGCTGCACACCGACCACTGCCCCAAGGACAAGCTGGACGGCTACGTCCGTCCGCTGCTCGACATCTCCGCGGAGCGTGTCGCCAAGGGTCTGAACCCGCTGTTCCAGTCGCACATGTGGGACGGCTCGGCCGAGACCCTCGCCGACAACCTGGCCATCGGTCAGGAGCTGCTCGCCAAGGCCGCCGCCGCCAAGATCATTCTTGAGGTCGAGATCACCCCGACCGGTGGCGAGGAGGACGGCGTCACGCACGAGATCAACGACGAGCTGTACACGACCGTCGACGACGCGCTGCGCACCGCCGAGGCGCTCGGCCTGGGCGAGAAGGGCCGCTACCTGCTGGCCGCCTCCTTCGGCAACGTCCACGGCGTCTACAAGCCGGGCAACGTCGTGCTCCGCCCCGAGCTGCTGAAGGACCTCCAGGAGGGTGTCGGCGCCAAGTACGGCAAGGCGTCCCCCTTCGACTTCGTCTTCCACGGCGGCTCCGGCTCCACCGAGCAGGAGATCGCCACCGCGCTGGAGAACGGCGTCGTGAAGATGAACCTCGACACCGACACCCAGTACGCCTTCACCCGGCCGATCGTGGACCACGTGTTCCGCAACTACGACGGCGTCCTGAAGGTCGACGGCGAGGTCGGCAACAAGAAGGTGTACGACCCGCGCAGCTGGGGCAAGTCCGCCGAGGGCGGCATGGCCAAGCGCGTCACCGAGGCCTGCGCGAACCTGCGCTCCACCGGTACGAAGCTGAAGTAGTCCGTACGGACACCCGTCGTGGGCCCGGTACCCCTTGGGGTGCCGGGCCCATGGCATGTCCGGGGCGGCATCAATGACGCAGGGAATTGAGGGATCCGTTGTGAGTACGCCGATTTCGTCCTACGACTTCGACACCGTCGTCGACCGCCGCGGCACCTGGTGCGTCCAGTGGGACGGGGTCGCCGACCGGTTCGGAGTGGACGGGCTGCTGCCGTTCACCATCTCGGACATGGACTTCGAGACGGCTCCCGCGGTGCTGGCCGCCCTGCGGGCCAGGCTCGATCACGGGGTGTTCGGCTACACCGACTGGGAGCAGGACGACTTCCTGTCGGCGATAGCCCACTGGTACGCGACCCGCTACGGCACCGCGATCGACACCGGGCAGCTGGTCTACGGCCCCTCGGTCCTCAGCCAGCTCTCGCAGCTGCTGCAGATGTGGACCGGCGAGGGCGACGGGGTCGTCGTCCACACCCCCACGTACGACGGTTTCCGCAAGGCCGTGACCGGGCTCGGGCGGGAGCTGCGGGGAGTGCCGGTGGGGGACGCGGAGGCGCTGGAGCGTGAGCTGGCCCGGGAGGACGCCAAGGTCCTCGTGCTGTGTTCGCCGCACAATCCGACCGGGCGGGTGTGGACGGAGGCCGAGCTGGAGGCGATGGCGGCGTCGGCCCGGCGGCACGGGGTGGCCGTGATCAGCGACGAGATACACGCGGACTTCGTGCACGACGGGTACCGGCACGTGCCGTGGACGCGGGTGGCGGGCGACGGGCGCTGGGCGCTCGTGACCTCCGCGTCGAAGGCCTTCAACTTCCCGGCGCTGACGGGCTCGTACGGGATCATCGCCGACCCGGCCGACCGGGCGGAGTTCCTGCGCCGGATGCGGACGGCGGAGGGTCTCGCCTCCCCCGCCGTACTGTCGCTGACCGCGCACATCGCGGCCTACCGCGACGGCGGGGAGTGGCTGGACGCGGTACGGGCGTATGTGGCCGGGAATCTGGCACTGGTCGCCGAACGGCTGAACACGGCCTTCCCCGAGCTGGGCTGGGAGCCGCCGCAGGCGGGCTATCTGGCCTGGATCGACCTGCGTCCGCTGGGGGTGTCCGAGGAGCCGTTGCAGCGGGCGCTGATCGAGCGCGAGAAGGTCGCGATCATGCCGGGCGGGGTGTACGGGGCACCAGGGTTCGTCCGGCTGAACGTGGGGTGCCCGCGGAGCAAGGTGGAAGCGGGGACGGCGGCGCTGGTGCGGGCGGTGAGGTCGCTGCGGTAGGGGGCGCGGGGGGCCCGGGCCCCCGTGAGGGCGCCCCCGGGCGCCCGGCGGGTGCCTCCGGCTCCGGTCGCCTTCCGATGGCCGGCGTGGCGTGGAGCGGGGATGCTGCTCCTATGTCCGCTGCCGATACGGGGAGCATCCGCGTCGCCTCGCCCGTCGGGCGCTGGGTCGTCCTGACCACCGTCCTCGGCTCCAGCATGGCGATGCTGGACTCCACGGTCATCAATGTCGCCCTGCCCCGTATCGGCGAGGACCTCGACACCGACCTGGCCGCGTTGCAGTGGACCGTCAACGCGTACATGCTCACCCTCGCCGGGCTGATCCTGCTCGGCGGGGCGCTCGGGGACCGGTACGGGCGGCGGCGGGTCTTCGTCGTCGGGGTCGTGTGGTTCGCGCTCGCCTCGCTGCTCTGCGGGCTCGCCCCGAACGCCGCGGTGCTGATCGCCGCACGGGCCCTCCAGGGGGTCGGCGGGGCGCTGCTCACCCCGGGGTCGCTGGCCCTCATCCAGGCGAGCTTCCACCCGGACGACCGGGCCCGCGCCGTCGGCCTGTGGTCGGGGTTCGGCGGGGTCGGGGCGGCCGTCGGGCCGTTCGTCGGGGGCTGGCTCGTCGACGGGCCCGGCTGGCGGTGGGTGTTCCTGCTCAATCTGCCGCTCGCCGCGATCTGCGTGCCCGTCGCGCTGCGCCATGTGCCGGAGTCCCGGGACCCGGCGGCGCACGGCCGGTTCGATGTGCTGGGGGCCGTCCTCGGGGCGCTCGCGCTGGCCGGGGTGACATACGCGCTGATCGAGGCGCCGGGGCGGGGCGCCTCGCCGCTCGTCATCGGGGCGGCCGTCGGCGGGGTGCTGCTGGGGGCGGCGTTCGTGCGCGTGGAGCGGCGGCGCCCGGATCCGATGCTGCCGCCGTCCATCTTCTCCTCCCGGCTGTTCACCGCGGTCAATGTCGTGACGTTCTGTGTGTACGCGGCTCTCGGCGGCTTCTTCTTCCTCACCGCGATCCAGCTCCAGGTGGTCGCCGGGTACTCGGCCCTGGGCGCGGGCACCGCGCTGCTGCCCACCACCGTGCTGATGCTGCTGTTCTCCGCGTCGGCGGGGGACCTGGGCCGGCGCATCGGACCGCGCATCCCGCTCACCGTCGGCCCGCTGCTGGCCGCCGCCGGGATGCTCCTGATGCTGCGGGTCGGCCCCGGCGCCTCCGTGGGCTCGTACCTGAGCGAGGTGCTGCCCGCCGTCCTGGTGCTCGGCCTGGGCATGGTCACCTTTGTCGCACCGCTCACCGCGACCGTCCTGGGCGCCGTGGACGTGGGGCGGGCGGGGCTGGCCAGCGGCATCAACAACGCGGCGGCCCGTGCCGCCGGGCTGATCGCCGTGGCGGCGCTGCCGCTGCTCGCGGGCATGGGACCGGAGGCGTACCGGGACGCGGACGAGTTCGCCGCGACCTTCCGGCGGGCCATGCCGATGTGCGCCGGGCTGCTGGTCGCCGGAGCGGCGGTCGCCTGGTGGACGGTGCGCACCGCGCCCGCCGGGGCGCGCGGGACCCGGCCGGAGTGCCAGGTGCACTGCGGGGTCGTCGCGCCGCCCCTGGAGCCGGAGCACGAGCCGCCCGCGCGTGCCGGAGCGTGAACCCGTACGCGGCCCCACCGGCCCGCCGGGCCAGGCACACTTGATCCCATGTCCATCCACGAGAACCTTCTCGGGGGCCCTGCCCCGACGCATCTGCCCGACGACCCCGAACCCCGTGAGCTGCTCGCGGGCGGCACGCCGCCCGCCGACGTCGCCGCGAAGTACCCCACCTCGTCGCTGGCCTGGGCACAGCTCGCCGACGAGGCCTTCGAGGGCGGCCGGGTCGTCGAGTCGTACGCGTACGCCCGTACCGGCTACCACCGAGGCCTCGACGCCCTGCGCCGCGCGGGCTGGAAGGGCCACGGCCCCGTCCCGTTCGAGCACGAGCCGAACCGCGGCTTCCTGCGTGCGCTGCACGCCCTCGCCCGTGCCGCCCAGGCGATCGGCGAGGAGGCGGAGTACGAGCGCTGCGCGACGTTCCTGCGGGACTCCTCGCCGACCGCCGCCGACATCCTGGGCTGAACCGCCCCACCCGTACGCACCACAGGTCACCGGGCCCCGCAGGCCGCATCCACCCGTCTGCGGGGCCCCGCACCGTCCAGGGGCGTCCGGGGCGGTGCCCGTGTCCGGGGCGCGGCCGCCCCACGGACACGCGGCGCGGTCCCGGTTTAGGATGCCGACAGGGGACCGGAGCTCCACCACCTCACGGAAGGGGCGGACCGCTACCCGGAAGCTCGTGTCGAGGAGACAGAAATGTCGACGAACCACCCCGACCCCGAAGCCACCGGTGCGCAGACCCCGCACCTCGACTTCGCGGGAACGACTCCGTACGAGGACTATGTCCAGGCGGATGTCCTGACCCATCTCCAGCACCTGCGCTCCGACGATCCCGGGGAAATGGTCTTCCTGGTCACCACCCAGGTCATGGAGCTGTGGTTCACGGTCATCGTCCATGAGTGGGAGACCGCGGCACACGCCCTGCGCGAGGACCGCATACCCGTCGCCCGGGAAGCCCTGAAGCGCTCGCTGCGCGAACTGGAGGCGCTCAACGCCTCCTGGACCCCGCTGGCCGCGCTCACCCCGGGCCAGTTCAACTCCTACCGCGGCGCGCTCGGCGAGGGCTCCGGCTTCCAGTCGGCGATGTACCGGCGGATGGAGTTCCTGCTCGGCGACAAGTCCGCGTCCATGCTCGTGCCGCACCGGGGCGCGCCCCGTGTCCACGCCGAGCTGGAGAAGGCGCTGGGCGAGCCCAGCCTGTACGACGAGGTCCTCGCCCTGCTCGCCCGGCGCGGCCACGCCGTGCCGCAGGCGGTGCTCCGCCGCGACCTCACGCAGAAGTACGACCCGTCCCCCGAGGTCGAGGCCGTGTGGACGGAGATCTACGCCGACCCGGAGCGGTACGACGAGCTGGTGCGGCTCGGTGAGCTGCTGACCGACGTCGGCGAACTGGTCTGGCGATGGCGCAACGACCATCTCGTCGCGACCCGGCGGGCGATGGGCTCCAAGACCGGCACCGGCGGCTCCGCCGGGGTGGCCTGGCTGGAGAAGCGCGCCACGAAGAACGTGTTCCCCGAGCTGTGGACGGCGCGCAGCCATGTCTGAGACCGCCGACAGCCTCGCCGAACGGGCCGCCGCGCTCGACGCCGCCGATGAACTCGCGCCCCGGCGCAAGCTGTTCGTCCTCGACGACACCGTCTACCTCGACGGCAACTCGCTGGGCGCGCTGCCGGCCCACGTACCCGCCCGGATGCAGGAGGTCCTCACCCGTGAGTGGGGCCGGCTGCGCATCCGGTCCTGGGACGAGAGCGGCTGGTGGACCGCGCCCGAGCGGATCGGCGACCGGATCGCGCCGCTCGTCGGGGCGGCCGCCGGGCAGATCGTCGTGGGCGACTCGACGAGCGTGAACGTCTTCAAGGCCGTCGTCGCCGCGAGCCGTCTCGCGGCGGACGGACGCGAGGAGATCCTCGTTGACGCGACGACGTTTCCCACGGACGGGTACATCGCCGAGTCCGCCGCCCGGATGACCGGTCACCGGATCGTCCCCGTCGCGCCCGCCGAGGTGGGGGCCGCGCTCGGCCCCCGTACCGCCGTGGTCCTGCTCAACCACGTCGACTACCGCACCGGAAGGCTCCACGACCTCCCCGGGCTGACCGCCGCGGTGCACGCGGCGGGCGGTCTGGTGGTCTGGGACCTGTGCCACAGCGCGGGCGCGCTGCCGGTCGGCCTGGACGAGCACGGCGTGGACCTGGCCATCGGGTGCACGTACAAGTACCTGAACGGCGGCCCCGGTTCACCCGCCTATCTGTACGTCGCCGAGCGCCACCAGGCCGCCTTCGACTCGCCCCTGCCGGGGTGGACGTCGCATGCCGACCCGTTCGCGATGACCCCCGGGTACGCTGCGGCGGACGGTGCCGTACGGGGCCGGGTCGGGACGCCGGACATCCTCTCCATGCTGGCGCTGGAGGCCTCGCTGGACGTGTGGGACGGGGTCTCCGTGGAGTCCGTGCGGGCCAAGTCCCTCGCGCTGACGGACTTCTTCCTGGAGTGCGTCGCCGCGTACGTTCCGGACGGCCGGGTCGCCCCGGTCACCCCGGCCGCGCACGCGGAGCGCGGCAGCCAGGTCTCGCTGCGCTGCGCGGACGCGGAGCCGGTGATGCGGGCGCTCATCGGGCGCGGTGTCGTCGGGGACCTGCGGCGGCCGGACGTGCTGCGGTTCGGCTTCACTCCGCTGTACGTGGGGTTCGCCGATGCGGAACGGGCGGCGCGCGTCCTGGCCGAGGTGCTGGCCGAGGTGCCGGCCGAGGTGCCGAGCGGGAAGTGACCGGACGGGGGCGGTCCGGACGGCACGCGTCCGACTGGTACCGTC from Streptomyces sp. NBC_00654 includes the following:
- the fbaA gene encoding class II fructose-bisphosphate aldolase, yielding MPIATPEVYAEMLDRAKAGKFAYPAINVTSTQTLHAALRGFAEAESDGIVQISTGGAEFLGGQYNKDMVTGAVALAEFAHIVAAKYGITVALHTDHCPKDKLDGYVRPLLDISAERVAKGLNPLFQSHMWDGSAETLADNLAIGQELLAKAAAAKIILEVEITPTGGEEDGVTHEINDELYTTVDDALRTAEALGLGEKGRYLLAASFGNVHGVYKPGNVVLRPELLKDLQEGVGAKYGKASPFDFVFHGGSGSTEQEIATALENGVVKMNLDTDTQYAFTRPIVDHVFRNYDGVLKVDGEVGNKKVYDPRSWGKSAEGGMAKRVTEACANLRSTGTKLK
- a CDS encoding MalY/PatB family protein, giving the protein MTQGIEGSVVSTPISSYDFDTVVDRRGTWCVQWDGVADRFGVDGLLPFTISDMDFETAPAVLAALRARLDHGVFGYTDWEQDDFLSAIAHWYATRYGTAIDTGQLVYGPSVLSQLSQLLQMWTGEGDGVVVHTPTYDGFRKAVTGLGRELRGVPVGDAEALERELAREDAKVLVLCSPHNPTGRVWTEAELEAMAASARRHGVAVISDEIHADFVHDGYRHVPWTRVAGDGRWALVTSASKAFNFPALTGSYGIIADPADRAEFLRRMRTAEGLASPAVLSLTAHIAAYRDGGEWLDAVRAYVAGNLALVAERLNTAFPELGWEPPQAGYLAWIDLRPLGVSEEPLQRALIEREKVAIMPGGVYGAPGFVRLNVGCPRSKVEAGTAALVRAVRSLR
- a CDS encoding DHA2 family efflux MFS transporter permease subunit yields the protein MSAADTGSIRVASPVGRWVVLTTVLGSSMAMLDSTVINVALPRIGEDLDTDLAALQWTVNAYMLTLAGLILLGGALGDRYGRRRVFVVGVVWFALASLLCGLAPNAAVLIAARALQGVGGALLTPGSLALIQASFHPDDRARAVGLWSGFGGVGAAVGPFVGGWLVDGPGWRWVFLLNLPLAAICVPVALRHVPESRDPAAHGRFDVLGAVLGALALAGVTYALIEAPGRGASPLVIGAAVGGVLLGAAFVRVERRRPDPMLPPSIFSSRLFTAVNVVTFCVYAALGGFFFLTAIQLQVVAGYSALGAGTALLPTTVLMLLFSASAGDLGRRIGPRIPLTVGPLLAAAGMLLMLRVGPGASVGSYLSEVLPAVLVLGLGMVTFVAPLTATVLGAVDVGRAGLASGINNAAARAAGLIAVAALPLLAGMGPEAYRDADEFAATFRRAMPMCAGLLVAGAAVAWWTVRTAPAGARGTRPECQVHCGVVAPPLEPEHEPPARAGA
- a CDS encoding DUF3151 domain-containing protein → MSIHENLLGGPAPTHLPDDPEPRELLAGGTPPADVAAKYPTSSLAWAQLADEAFEGGRVVESYAYARTGYHRGLDALRRAGWKGHGPVPFEHEPNRGFLRALHALARAAQAIGEEAEYERCATFLRDSSPTAADILG
- a CDS encoding tryptophan 2,3-dioxygenase family protein; the encoded protein is MSTNHPDPEATGAQTPHLDFAGTTPYEDYVQADVLTHLQHLRSDDPGEMVFLVTTQVMELWFTVIVHEWETAAHALREDRIPVAREALKRSLRELEALNASWTPLAALTPGQFNSYRGALGEGSGFQSAMYRRMEFLLGDKSASMLVPHRGAPRVHAELEKALGEPSLYDEVLALLARRGHAVPQAVLRRDLTQKYDPSPEVEAVWTEIYADPERYDELVRLGELLTDVGELVWRWRNDHLVATRRAMGSKTGTGGSAGVAWLEKRATKNVFPELWTARSHV
- the kynU gene encoding kynureninase, producing MSETADSLAERAAALDAADELAPRRKLFVLDDTVYLDGNSLGALPAHVPARMQEVLTREWGRLRIRSWDESGWWTAPERIGDRIAPLVGAAAGQIVVGDSTSVNVFKAVVAASRLAADGREEILVDATTFPTDGYIAESAARMTGHRIVPVAPAEVGAALGPRTAVVLLNHVDYRTGRLHDLPGLTAAVHAAGGLVVWDLCHSAGALPVGLDEHGVDLAIGCTYKYLNGGPGSPAYLYVAERHQAAFDSPLPGWTSHADPFAMTPGYAAADGAVRGRVGTPDILSMLALEASLDVWDGVSVESVRAKSLALTDFFLECVAAYVPDGRVAPVTPAAHAERGSQVSLRCADAEPVMRALIGRGVVGDLRRPDVLRFGFTPLYVGFADAERAARVLAEVLAEVPAEVPSGK